Proteins encoded within one genomic window of Gigantopelta aegis isolate Gae_Host chromosome 2, Gae_host_genome, whole genome shotgun sequence:
- the LOC121383010 gene encoding probable isocitrate dehydrogenase [NAD] subunit alpha, mitochondrial, whose protein sequence is MACKFVKSFLLKSSFSPVLKKSLVTSQRLFSSEVRTVTLIPGDGIGPEISAAVQKIFEASGTPIAWDPVDVTPVKGPDGNFRLPQKIFDSMAKTKIGLKGPLETPIGKGHQSLNLALRKAFSLYANVRPCRSIEGYKTPYDDVDIVTIRENTEGEYSGIEHIIVDGVVQSIKLITETASMRVAEYAFKYARDNKRKTVTAVHKANIMRMSDGLFLKCCREVAAKNKDIKFTEMYLDTVCLNMVQDPSQYDVLVMPNLYGDILSDLCAGLIGGLGVTPSGNIGSEGAIFESVHGTAPDIAGEDKANPTALLLSAVMMLRHMELGEHANRIQKSALEVISEGKVLTGDLGGKAKCSEFTDEICEKVVSSK, encoded by the exons GTGCGTACAGTAACACTGATACCAGGTGATGGAATTGGACCTGAAATTTCAGCAGCTGTCCAGAAGATTTTCGAGGCCTCTGGG ACCCCAATTGCTTGGGATCCAGTTGATGTGACACCGGTGAAGGGTCCTGATGGAAATTTCCGATTACCTCAAAAAATATTTGACTCGATGGCCAAAACAAAGATAGGTTTAAAGGGTCCATTAGAGACACCTATAGGGAAAGGACATCAGTCTTTGAACTTGGCCTTAAGGAA aGCATTCAGTTTGTATGCAAATGTGAGGCCGTGTCGATCAATAGAGGGCTACAAAACACCAtatgatgatgttgatattgTCACCATCCGAGAAAACACAGAAGGAGAATACAGTGGAATTGAACACATA ATTGTCGATGGTGTTGTTCAGAGTATCAAGCTGATCACAGAAACTGCATCTATGAGGGTAGCAGAGTATGCCTTCAAGTATGCTCGAGATAACAAGCGCAAAACAGTAACTGCAGTTCACAAAGCTAATATCAT GAGAATGTCTGATGGTTTATTTCTCAAGTGCTGTCGGGAAGTTGCAGCAAAGAACAAAGATATTAAATTTACCGAGATGTATTTAGATACAGTGTGTTTGAAT atgGTACAAGATCCTTCACAATATGATGTGCTAGTGATGCCTAATCTTTATGGAGATATTCTCAG tgaCCTCTGTGCTGGATTGATAGGTGGACTTGGTGTGACCCCTAGTGGTAACATCGGAAGTGAAGGAGCTATATTTGAATCA GTTCACGGTACGGCTCCAGACATCGCTGGAGAAGACAAGGCGAACCCGACAGCCCTGCTTCTCAGTGCAGTGATGATGCTCAGACACATGGAGCTTGGAGAGCACGCCAACAGAATACAGAAATCAGCTCTAGAGGTTATTAGTGAGGGGAAG gtaTTAACAGGAGATCTTGGTGGTAAAGCAAAGTGTTCCGAGTTTACAGATGAAATCTGTGAAAAAGTTGTGAGCTCCAAATGA